The following are from one region of the Vitis riparia cultivar Riparia Gloire de Montpellier isolate 1030 chromosome 14, EGFV_Vit.rip_1.0, whole genome shotgun sequence genome:
- the LOC117930112 gene encoding eukaryotic translation initiation factor 3 subunit A: MATFAKPENALKRAEELINVGQKQDALQALHDLITSKRYRAWQKTLERIMFKYVELCVDMRRGRFAKDGLIQYRIVCQQVNVTSLEEVIKHFMHLSTEKAEQARNQAQALEEALDVDDLEADKRPEDLMLSYVSGEKGKDRSDRELVTPWFKFLWETYRTVLEILRNNSKLEALYAMTAHRAFQFCKQYKRTTEFRRLCEIIRNHLSNLNKYRDQRDRPDLSAPESLQLYLDTRFEQLKIATELELWQEAFRSVEDIHGLMCMVKKTPKASLMVVYYAKLTEIFWVSSSHLYHAYAWFKLFSLQKSFNKNLSQKDLQLIASSVVLAALSVTPYDLTRGASHLELENEKERNLRMANLIGFNLEPKLDGREVLSRSALLSELVSKGVMTCVTQEVKDLYHLLEHEFLPLDLASRVQPLLAKISKLGGKLSSASSVSEVQLSQYVPALEKLATLRLLQQVSQVYQTMKIESLSKVIQFFDFSVVEKISVDAVKHGFIAMKVDHMKGVILFGNLGIESDRMRDHLTVFAEFLNKARALIHPPAKKASKLGDMLSGLAETVDKEHKRLLARKSIIEKRKEEQERQLLEMEREEESKRLKLQKITEEAEQKRLASEYEQRKTQRILREIEERELEEAQALLQEAEKRGKKKGKKPIAEGEKVTKQSLMELALSEQLRERQEMEKKLQKLAKTMDYLERAKREEAAPLIEAAFQQRLVEEKAFHEHEQQQEIEVSRQRHDGDLREKNRLVRMLDKKMIFQERVMNRRQAEYSRLRAEREERISQIIQSRKQEREAKRKMLFYLRSEEERMKKAREEEEARKREEAERRRKEEAERRAKLDEIAEKQRQRERELEEKEKLRREALLGRPTEVPPKPSEPPTGGRPLEPGSAAPAAAAAAAAPASGKYVPKFRRERGESAVQVPPPEPDRWGSRGAPNPESDRWGSRQDDRPPQPSDRWRRDDRGSSFGSGGGSRSSTWSSSPRR; this comes from the exons ATGGCAACTTTTGCCAAACCAGAGAATGCTTTGAAGCGAGCTGAAG AGTTGATCAATGTGGGGCAGAAGCAAGATGCCTTGCAAGCACTTCATGATCTTATCACCTCAAAGAGGTACCGAGCCTGGCAGAAGACACTTGAAAGGATCATGTTCAAATATGTAGAGCTTTGTGTTGACATGCGGAGGGGTAGGTTTGCTAAGGATGGTCTGATCCAATACCGTATTGTATGTCAACAAGTGAATGTTACTTCTTTGGAGGAAGTAATCAAACACTTCATGCATCTGTCTACTGAGAAAGCTGAACAAGCACGAAATCAGGCACAGGCCCTGGAAGAAGCTCTTGATGTTGATGACCTTGAAGCAGATAAAAGACCGGAAGATCTAATGTTAAGTTATGTCAGTGGAGAGAAAGGAAAGGATAGATCTGACCGTGAGCTTGTCACCCCTTGGTTTAAATTTTTGTGGGAGACCTATAGAACAGTGCTGGAAATATTACGAAACAACTCAAAGTTGGAAGCACTTTATGCG ATGACAGCACACCGGGCCTTCCAGTTCTGCAAACAATACAAACGAACAACAGAGTTCCGCAGACTCTGTGAAATAATCAGAAATCATCTATCAAACCTTAACAAATATAGGGACCAAAGGGACCGACCTGACTTATCGGCTCCTGAAAGCTTACAGCTTTATCTTGATACGAGATTTGAGCAGCTAAAGATTGCTACTGAACTCGAACTTTGGCAG GAAGCGTTTCGCTCTGTTGAAGATATTCATGGATTGATGTGCATGGTTAAGAAAACCCCCAAAGCATCTTTGATGGTCGTTTATTATGCCAAGTTAACAGAAATATTCTGGGTTTCATCCAGTCATCTCTATCATGCTTATGCATGGTTCAAGCTTTTTTCATTGCAGAAGAGCTTCAATAAGAATTTAAGTCAGAAGGACTTGCAATTGATTGCATCATCTGTTGTTTTGGCTGCACTTTCAGTGACTCCCTATGATCTCACACGTGGTGCATCTCATTTGGAActagaaaatgagaaagagcGCAATCTCAGGATGGCTAATCTTATAGGATTCAATCTGGAACCTAAACTTGATGGTAGAGAAGTG CTATCTCGGTCTGCTCTTCTTTCAGAACTG GTCTCTAAAGGTGTTATGACCTGCGTTACTCAAGAGGTAAAGGATCTGTATCATCTTCTAGAGCACGAATTTCTGCCTCTAGATCTTGCATCGAGGGTACAGCCCTTGTTagcaaaaatttcaaaacttggGGGCAAGCTTTCTTCAGCTTCTTCTGTTTCTGAAGTGCAACTGTCCCAGTATGTTCCGGCCCTGGAAAAGCTTGCCACCCTGAGGTTGCTTCAGCAG GTGTCTCAAGTGTATCAGACTATGAAAATTGAGAGCTTGTCTAAGGTGATCCAATTTTTTGATTTCTCTGTCGTGGAGAAGATCTCTGTGGATGCTGTCAAACATGGCTTTATTGCAATGAAAGTTGACCACATGAAGGGTGTCATCTTGTTTGGAAATTTG GGTATTGAATCTGATAGGATGCGGGATCACCTCACTGTTTTTgctgaatttttaaataaagcaAGGGCTCTGATACATCCACCTGCCAAGAAAGCATCAAAATTGGGTGACATGCTTTCAGGTTTAGCAGAGACTGTGGATAAGGAACACAAGAGGCTTCTTGCTCGGAAATCAATTATAGAGAAACGCAAGGAAGAGCAAGAACGCCAACTGTTGGAAATG GAGCGTGAGGAGGAGTCAAAGAGGCTTAAGCTACAAAAGATAACTGAAGAGGCAGAACAGAAAAGGCTTGCATCCGAGTATGAGCAAAGGAAAACTCAAAGGATCCTTAGAGAAATTGAGGAGCGGGAACTTGAAGAAGCACAGGCACTACTGCAGGAAGCTGAGAAGCGTGGcaaaaagaagggaaagaagCCTATTGCAGAGGGA GAAAAGGTTACCAAGCAATCTTTGATGGAGCTGGCCCTGAGTGAGCAACTTAGGGAGAGACAGGAAATGGAGAAGAAGTTGCAAAAACTGGCGAAAACAATGGATTATTTAGAAAGAGCTAAAAGAGAAGAGGCAGCTCCTTTAATTGAAGCTGCATTTCAACAGCGTCTAGTGGAAGAGAAGGCGTTTCATGAACATGAGCAGCAG cAAGAGATTGAAGTTAGTAGACAGCGCCACGACGGAGACCTCAGGGAGAAAAATAGACTGGTCCGGATGTTGGACAAAAAG ATGATATTCCAGGAAAGAGTTATGAACCGTCGGCAAGCAGAATATAGCAGACTGAGAGCAGAGAGAGAGGAGCGAATCAGTCAAATCATCCAGAGTCGGAAACAGGAGAGGGAAGCTAAGAGGAAGATGTTATTCTACTTGAGGTCAGAAGAGGAAAGGATGAAAAAGGCACGTGAAGAGGAGGAAGCCCGTAAGCGTGAAG AGGCTGAGAGGCGGAGAAAAGAAGAAGCTGAACGAAGGGCGAAGTTGGATGAGATAGCTGAGAAGCAGAGGCAAAGAGAACGGGAactggaagaaaaagaaaagcttaGGAGAGAAGCTCTCTTGGGTAGGCCAACTGAGGTGCCTCCCAAACCTTCTGAGCCCCCTACTGGAGGTCGCCCGCTGGAGCCTGGATCTGCTGCTCCAGCTgcagctgctgctgctgctgcaccAGCGTCTGGAAAATATGTGCCCAAGTTTCGTAGAGAGAGAGGTGAAAGCGCTGTACAGGTCCCACCCCCAGAACCCGACCGATGGGGAAGCAGGGGGGCTCCTAATCCAGAATCCGATCGATGGGGCAGCAGGCAGGACGATCGTCCACCTCAACCGAGTGACAGATGGCGTAGAGACGACCGAGGAAGCTCTTTCGGTTCAGGTGGTGGCTCAAGGTCTTCTACCTGGTCTTCTTCCCCCAGACGCTGA
- the LOC117931277 gene encoding single-stranded DNA-binding protein, mitochondrial, whose amino-acid sequence MSSLAKLARFLRVRPTTSLVVGVQRNSKVWHSTVSFDGGNGDGKNGEGEESDNDLVTEKPNLQLQGVDPRKGWGFRGVHKAIICGKVGQAPVQKILRNGRTVTIFTVGTGGMFDQRIGGKDLPKPAQWHRIAVHNEPLGAYAVQQLVKNSSVYVEGDIEVRVYNDSINGEVKHVPEICIRRDGRIRLIKTGESISNISVDELREGLFN is encoded by the exons ATGAGTTCACTTGCCAAACTCGCCAGGTTTTTACGAGTCAGACCCACCACTTCACTCG TGGTGGGTGTACAAAGAAACTCGAAGGTGTGGCACTCAACGGTGTCGTTTGATGGTGGCAATGGTGATGGGAAGAATGGCGAAGGTGAAGAGTCTGATAATGATTTGGTTACTGAGAAGCCTAACTTGCAACTCCAAGGTGTGGATCCCAGGAAGGGTTGGGGTTTCCGGGGCGTGCACAAG GCAATTATTTGTGGCAAAGTTGGGCAAGCTCCCGTGCAGAAAATCTTGAGAAATGGCCGAACGGTGACGATATTTACTGTTGGGACTGGGGGCATGTTTGATCAAAGAATTGGAGGAAAAGACTTGCCGAAGCCAGCTCAATGGCATCGAATTGCAGTACATAATGAACCACTTGGGGCTTATGCTGTTCAACAACTTGTCAAAAA CTCTTCAGTTTATGTTGAGGGTGACATTGAAGTTAGAGTTTACAATGATAGCATCAATGGTGAAGTTAAACATGTGCCTGAGATTTGTATTCGTCGTGATG GGAGGATTCGCCTTATAAAGACAGGAGAAAGCATCAGCAATATTTCTGTTGATGAACTGC GAGAGGGGTTGTTTAATTAA